In Burkholderia sp. WP9, a genomic segment contains:
- the purL gene encoding phosphoribosylformylglycinamidine synthase, giving the protein MAHFSCFPGASALSDFRQTRLLETLTRIDPNITGVRGQYLHFVNAQTPLSAEDNAKIEALMHYGDPLEETKERGTAETFLVVPRFGTVSPWASKATDIAHLCGLTQVRRIERGVEYTVTLKSGLLGGKKALSDEARAAVAAALHDRMTESVSPSRDHALHLFDELPAKPLQTVDVLGQGRGALVAANTELGLALAEDEIDYLVDAFTKLGRNPTDVELMMFAQANSEHCRHKIFNADWTIDGEKQDISLFNMIRNTEKLNPQGTIVAYSDNSAIMAGGMAERWFPRTPADLGASELPEHYRRSTELTHTLMKVETHNHPTAISPFPGAATGAGGEIRDEGATGRGARPKAGLAGFTVSNLELPDGVETWENARDAAQPLAHRNPDDKHEAYGRPDRIASPLQIMIDGPLGGAAFNNEFGRPNLGGYFRAYEQNVAGLVRGYHKPIMIAGGIGNISDQHTHKHDLPEGSLLIQIGGPGMRIGMGGGAASSMATGTNTAELDFDSVQRGNPEIERRAQEVINACWQLGEKNPILSIHDVGAGGLSNAFPEVVDGAGKGARFDLRKIQLEESGLSPREIWSNEAQERYVLAIAPADLPAFEAMCQRERCPFAVIGTATAERQLKLIDSELNDDAAHQPVDMPMEVLLGKAPRMHRDVKRVEQKLEPVDVTGLALSDVATSVLRHPTVASKSFLITIGDRSVGGTTARDQMVGPWQVPVADVAITTMDYAGFRGEAMTMAERTPLAVIDAPASGRMAVGEAVTNIAAAPIASLDKLKLSANWMAACGAAGEDAALYDTVKAIGMELCPALGISIPVGKDSLSMRTKWEDRGVAKEVVAPVSLIISAFAPVEDVRRHLTPQLRRASDVGESVLIAIDLGRGKHRLGGSILAQVTQQVGDTVPDVDDPEDLKRFFAAIQALNQDGKLLAYHDRSDGGLWATVCEMAFAGHVGVSLNVDMLVLDPTHESDYGDAKDWAKQTSGRREDRTIRALFNEELGAVVQVRASERDAVLGALREHGLSACSHVIGKINERDTIEIYRDAKKIYEAPRTELHRTWSEVSWRISRLRDNPACADAEYEALADAADPGITPVLSFDPTEDVAAPFIGRSARPRVAILREQGVNSHLETAYAFDRAGFDAHDVHMSDLLTGRANLADFAGAVACGGFSYGDTLGAGEGWAKAIRFNAQLADMFAAFFGREDTFALGICNGCQMMSSLASMIPGAEAWPKFTRNKSEKFEARFSLVEVQASPSIFFNGMEGSRIPVAIAHGEGYADFSQQGDASKVAVAMRYVDHRGQATEQYPFNPNGSPNGITSVTTPDGRFTVLMPHTERVHRAVQMSWHPEGWGEGGTDASPWMRVFQNARRWLG; this is encoded by the coding sequence ATGGCCCACTTCTCGTGTTTCCCCGGCGCTTCGGCCCTTTCCGATTTCCGTCAAACCCGCCTGCTCGAAACGCTTACGCGCATCGATCCGAACATCACCGGCGTGCGCGGGCAATATCTGCACTTCGTCAACGCCCAGACGCCGCTCTCCGCTGAAGACAACGCGAAGATCGAAGCGCTGATGCACTACGGCGATCCGCTCGAAGAAACCAAAGAGCGCGGCACGGCCGAGACCTTCCTCGTGGTGCCGCGTTTCGGCACGGTGTCGCCGTGGGCGAGCAAGGCAACGGATATCGCGCATCTGTGCGGCCTCACGCAGGTGCGCCGCATCGAGCGCGGCGTCGAGTACACGGTCACGCTGAAAAGCGGCCTGCTGGGCGGCAAGAAGGCGCTTTCCGACGAAGCCCGCGCGGCCGTCGCGGCAGCCTTGCACGACCGCATGACCGAGAGCGTGTCGCCGTCGCGCGACCACGCGCTGCACCTGTTCGACGAACTGCCGGCCAAGCCGCTGCAAACCGTCGACGTGCTCGGCCAGGGCCGCGGCGCGCTGGTGGCGGCGAACACGGAACTGGGCCTCGCGCTCGCCGAGGACGAAATCGACTATCTGGTGGACGCGTTCACGAAGCTCGGCCGAAACCCGACCGACGTGGAACTGATGATGTTCGCGCAGGCCAACAGCGAACACTGCCGCCACAAGATCTTCAACGCGGACTGGACCATCGACGGCGAAAAGCAGGACATCTCGCTGTTCAACATGATCCGCAACACCGAGAAGCTCAATCCGCAAGGCACGATCGTCGCCTACTCGGACAACTCGGCGATCATGGCGGGCGGCATGGCCGAGCGCTGGTTCCCGCGCACGCCGGCCGACCTCGGCGCGAGCGAATTGCCGGAGCACTATCGCCGCAGCACCGAACTCACGCACACCTTGATGAAGGTGGAGACGCACAACCACCCGACCGCGATCTCGCCGTTCCCGGGCGCCGCGACCGGCGCGGGCGGCGAAATCCGCGACGAAGGCGCGACGGGCCGCGGCGCGCGTCCGAAGGCGGGTCTGGCGGGCTTCACGGTGTCGAATCTGGAACTGCCGGACGGCGTCGAGACGTGGGAAAACGCGCGCGACGCCGCACAGCCGCTCGCGCACCGCAATCCGGACGACAAGCACGAAGCCTATGGCCGGCCCGACCGCATTGCTTCGCCGCTGCAGATCATGATCGACGGCCCGCTCGGCGGCGCCGCGTTCAACAACGAATTCGGCCGGCCCAACCTGGGCGGCTATTTCCGCGCTTACGAGCAGAATGTCGCGGGTCTGGTGCGCGGCTATCACAAGCCGATCATGATCGCCGGCGGCATCGGCAATATTTCGGACCAGCACACGCACAAGCACGATCTGCCGGAAGGCTCGCTGCTGATCCAGATCGGCGGTCCGGGCATGCGCATCGGCATGGGCGGCGGCGCGGCGAGTTCGATGGCGACCGGCACGAACACCGCTGAACTCGACTTCGATTCGGTCCAACGCGGCAACCCGGAAATCGAACGCCGCGCGCAGGAAGTCATCAATGCGTGCTGGCAGCTCGGCGAGAAGAACCCGATCCTGAGCATTCACGACGTCGGCGCGGGCGGTCTCTCCAACGCCTTCCCGGAAGTGGTGGACGGCGCCGGCAAGGGCGCGCGCTTCGACCTGCGCAAGATTCAACTGGAAGAGAGCGGTTTATCGCCGCGCGAAATCTGGTCGAACGAGGCGCAAGAACGCTACGTGCTGGCCATCGCGCCGGCCGATCTGCCGGCCTTCGAAGCCATGTGCCAGCGCGAGCGCTGCCCGTTTGCCGTGATCGGCACGGCCACCGCCGAGCGTCAACTCAAGCTGATCGACTCCGAACTGAACGACGACGCGGCGCACCAGCCGGTGGACATGCCGATGGAAGTGCTGCTCGGCAAGGCGCCGCGCATGCATCGCGACGTCAAACGCGTCGAGCAGAAGCTCGAACCGGTCGACGTCACCGGCCTCGCGCTGTCGGATGTGGCGACTAGCGTGCTGCGTCACCCCACGGTGGCGAGCAAGTCGTTCCTGATCACGATCGGCGACCGCTCGGTGGGCGGCACGACCGCGCGTGACCAGATGGTCGGCCCGTGGCAAGTCCCGGTGGCCGACGTCGCAATCACCACCATGGACTATGCGGGCTTCCGTGGAGAAGCCATGACCATGGCCGAGCGCACGCCGCTCGCCGTGATCGACGCGCCGGCGTCGGGCCGCATGGCGGTCGGCGAGGCGGTGACCAACATCGCGGCGGCGCCGATCGCGTCGCTCGACAAGCTCAAGCTGTCGGCAAACTGGATGGCCGCGTGCGGCGCAGCGGGCGAAGACGCCGCGCTTTACGACACGGTCAAGGCGATCGGCATGGAATTGTGCCCGGCGCTCGGCATCAGCATTCCGGTCGGCAAGGATTCGCTGTCCATGCGCACCAAGTGGGAAGACCGCGGCGTCGCGAAGGAAGTGGTCGCGCCGGTCTCGCTGATCATCTCGGCGTTCGCGCCGGTCGAAGACGTGCGCCGCCATCTCACGCCGCAACTGCGCCGCGCGAGCGACGTGGGCGAATCGGTGCTGATCGCGATCGACCTCGGCCGCGGCAAGCATCGCCTGGGCGGCAGTATTCTCGCCCAGGTCACGCAGCAGGTCGGTGACACGGTGCCGGACGTGGACGATCCGGAAGACCTGAAGCGTTTCTTCGCCGCGATCCAGGCGCTGAACCAGGACGGCAAGCTGCTCGCCTATCACGACCGTTCGGACGGCGGCCTGTGGGCGACGGTGTGCGAAATGGCGTTCGCGGGCCATGTCGGCGTGTCGCTGAACGTCGACATGCTGGTGCTCGATCCGACCCATGAATCCGATTACGGCGACGCCAAGGACTGGGCGAAGCAGACCAGCGGCCGCCGCGAAGACCGCACGATCCGCGCGTTGTTCAACGAGGAACTCGGCGCGGTCGTTCAGGTGCGCGCGTCCGAACGTGACGCGGTGTTGGGCGCACTGCGCGAACATGGCCTGTCGGCGTGCTCGCATGTGATCGGCAAGATCAACGAGCGCGACACGATCGAAATCTATCGCGACGCCAAGAAGATTTACGAAGCGCCGCGTACCGAACTGCATCGCACGTGGAGCGAAGTGAGCTGGCGGATTTCGCGGCTGCGCGACAACCCGGCTTGCGCCGACGCCGAATACGAGGCGCTCGCCGACGCGGCCGATCCTGGCATCACGCCGGTGCTGAGCTTCGATCCGACGGAAGACGTCGCCGCGCCGTTCATCGGCAGAAGCGCGCGTCCGCGTGTGGCGATTCTGCGCGAGCAGGGCGTCAACTCGCACCTCGAAACGGCTTACGCATTCGACCGTGCCGGCTTCGACGCGCACGACGTGCACATGAGCGACCTGCTGACCGGCCGCGCCAATCTGGCGGATTTCGCCGGCGCGGTGGCGTGCGGCGGCTTCTCGTACGGCGACACGCTGGGCGCCGGTGAAGGCTGGGCGAAGGCGATCCGCTTCAACGCGCAACTGGCCGACATGTTCGCCGCGTTCTTCGGCCGCGAAGACACGTTCGCGCTCGGCATCTGCAACGGCTGCCAGATGATGAGCAGCCTCGCCTCGATGATTCCGGGTGCTGAAGCGTGGCCGAAGTTCACGCGCAACAAGTCGGAGAAATTCGAAGCGCGCTTCTCGCTGGTCGAAGTGCAGGCATCCCCGTCGATCTTCTTCAACGGCATGGAAGGCTCGCGCATTCCGGTGGCGATCGCGCACGGCGAAGGCTACGCGGACTTCTCGCAGCAAGGCGATGCGTCGAAGGTCGCGGTGGCGATGCGCTATGTCGATCACCGTGGTCAGGCGACCGAGCAGTATCCGTTCAACCCGAACGGTTCGCCGAACGGCATCACGTCGGTGACGACGCCGGACGGTCGCTTCACGGTGCTGATGCCGCACACCGAGCGCGTCCATCGCGCGGTGCAGATGAGCTGGCATCCGGAAGGCTGGGGCGAGGGCGGCACTGACGCGAGCCCGTGGATGCGCGTATTCCAGAACGCGCGCCGCTGGCTGGGTTGA
- a CDS encoding M35 family metallo-endopeptidase, which translates to MNVNRYGSTHQTSHPLALMQPPRGMAAAPARQAPRIHAPDETLRAPVGNAPDWAPHGKTDDRAPRVGGGAEPLERIAGTAVPYTLDGSGERARDTKDAKGNPVRDTWDADGKHTRDSVDAKGAPIHDTWDSDGKHTRDSVDANGEHIRESWDADGEHIRESSNESGKHVRDKWDSSGNHIRDTWDANGNHIRDVWDLNGKHKRIAWHEKPDNIPPSMDAEGLTPEPAGHTMPPPVAGGAPASSPLPGNGDGGSELPATGGGQPSAPIGNGGGQPSAPIGNGGGQPSAPIGNGGAQLPTPTGDSGGQPFMPTGGDSGDIQAPDNNNDHTDYDQPAPGSAQTPALIGFTPAQGGIVNRAYQHVKRMIDSALDKLESGHPDSNFARWFGSPTQRNVQKVEQVFTRMQHAMSHDRFTFVLGAAHDNSELAHVQSSSPHQINLKPHFFDHAFGTNTPEATIAHELSHFPYIGNTKDHLYGPAAVAGLAARNSDIATDNAENYGMFIRAQATA; encoded by the coding sequence ATGAACGTGAACCGCTATGGCAGTACCCATCAGACTTCGCATCCGCTGGCCTTGATGCAGCCGCCGCGGGGCATGGCCGCAGCACCCGCGCGGCAGGCGCCTCGCATCCATGCGCCGGACGAGACGCTGCGTGCGCCGGTTGGCAATGCGCCGGACTGGGCTCCACACGGCAAGACGGACGACCGGGCACCGAGGGTTGGAGGCGGGGCTGAGCCGCTTGAGCGCATCGCCGGTACGGCGGTGCCGTATACGCTGGACGGTTCGGGTGAGCGGGCCCGGGACACCAAGGACGCAAAAGGCAATCCGGTTCGCGACACGTGGGACGCGGACGGCAAGCACACCCGCGACAGCGTGGACGCCAAAGGTGCCCCTATTCACGACACGTGGGACTCGGACGGCAAGCACACCCGCGACAGCGTGGACGCCAACGGCGAACACATCCGCGAGAGTTGGGACGCAGACGGCGAACACATCCGCGAGAGTTCGAACGAAAGCGGAAAACATGTTCGCGACAAATGGGATTCGAGCGGCAACCATATACGCGACACTTGGGACGCGAACGGAAACCACATCCGTGACGTCTGGGACCTAAACGGCAAGCACAAACGCATCGCCTGGCACGAAAAGCCCGACAACATACCTCCTTCGATGGACGCCGAGGGTCTCACGCCCGAACCTGCGGGCCACACGATGCCTCCACCCGTGGCCGGCGGCGCTCCGGCGTCATCGCCACTCCCGGGTAATGGCGACGGCGGCAGCGAGCTGCCGGCAACTGGCGGCGGCCAGCCCTCAGCGCCAATCGGCAACGGTGGTGGTCAACCCTCCGCGCCTATCGGCAACGGTGGTGGTCAACCCTCCGCGCCTATCGGCAACGGCGGCGCCCAACTCCCCACGCCCACAGGCGATAGTGGCGGCCAGCCCTTCATGCCCACAGGCGGCGATAGTGGCGACATCCAGGCGCCCGACAACAACAACGACCACACCGACTACGATCAACCGGCCCCCGGCTCCGCGCAGACCCCGGCGCTGATCGGATTCACGCCGGCGCAAGGCGGCATAGTGAACCGCGCCTATCAACACGTGAAGCGCATGATCGACAGCGCGCTCGACAAGCTCGAATCCGGTCATCCGGACAGCAACTTTGCGCGCTGGTTCGGCAGCCCGACTCAGCGGAACGTGCAGAAAGTCGAACAGGTCTTCACCCGCATGCAGCACGCCATGTCGCACGACCGGTTCACCTTCGTCCTCGGCGCGGCGCACGACAACTCGGAGCTGGCGCACGTGCAATCCAGTTCGCCGCATCAGATCAACCTCAAACCGCATTTCTTCGATCACGCGTTCGGCACCAACACGCCGGAAGCGACGATCGCCCATGAGTTGAGCCATTTCCCGTACATCGGCAACACCAAGGATCACCTGTATGGTCCGGCCGCCGTCGCCGGCCTCGCGGCGCGGAACAGCGACATAGCCACCGACAACGCCGAAAACTACGGCATGTTCATTCGCGCGCAGGCAACGGCATGA
- a CDS encoding FAD-dependent oxidoreductase — MDVIVIGGGIAGVATAYQLRAAGHRVCVVERHATVAQGATYGHGGTVLPTPLDVWFGPTFMASRQNAKNGVVNKTGFNGPARQLVKQLAELQDPDAFGHQFGLLRPLIELSRDTMADMEARFGLEFEQASGVLYLVRSEQEWQQTRPALGLLRLFEVPHHELTPEQCAAFEHSVRTEPEFAGGVLFDQERTANCPLFTKLIKQTLDTQGDVQFMLGCEVSSIRLEGQRAAVELAPRPGAASRSREVDVIHADAVVVAAGHGSLPLLERLGLRLPLHPLRLHTLVAPIAHEECAPHVAIVDAVKRIAISRMNHRLRIAGGAVLQSAGQIDKPLGEAVTKEALALLGQATHDWIPGAARISAALPWEGAKLLSPDGLPVIGNALHPRLFVNVGHGPAGWGLACGAGKLVADLISGGTPDVPADTLAALRADRFH; from the coding sequence ATGGATGTCATCGTCATTGGCGGCGGGATTGCGGGCGTCGCCACCGCTTATCAACTGCGCGCGGCCGGCCACCGGGTATGCGTCGTCGAGCGCCACGCCACTGTCGCGCAGGGCGCGACCTACGGACACGGCGGCACCGTCCTGCCCACCCCGCTGGACGTCTGGTTCGGCCCGACCTTCATGGCGAGCCGTCAAAACGCCAAGAACGGCGTAGTCAATAAAACCGGTTTCAACGGACCGGCGCGCCAGCTGGTCAAACAACTCGCCGAACTGCAAGACCCCGACGCCTTCGGCCATCAATTCGGACTGCTGCGACCGCTGATCGAGCTGTCGCGCGACACCATGGCCGACATGGAAGCGCGCTTCGGGCTCGAGTTCGAACAGGCAAGCGGCGTGCTCTATCTGGTGCGCTCTGAACAGGAGTGGCAACAGACGCGGCCGGCCCTCGGCCTGCTCCGGCTCTTCGAAGTGCCGCACCACGAGTTGACACCCGAGCAATGCGCCGCGTTCGAGCATTCCGTACGCACGGAGCCGGAATTCGCGGGCGGCGTGCTGTTCGACCAGGAGCGCACGGCCAACTGCCCGCTGTTCACGAAACTGATCAAGCAGACGCTGGATACCCAGGGCGACGTCCAGTTCATGCTGGGCTGCGAAGTCTCCTCGATCCGCCTCGAAGGCCAGCGCGCCGCGGTCGAGTTGGCGCCGCGGCCGGGCGCGGCATCCCGCTCGCGCGAAGTGGATGTGATCCACGCCGACGCCGTGGTCGTGGCCGCGGGCCACGGCAGCCTGCCTCTTCTCGAGCGCCTTGGCTTGCGGCTGCCGCTGCATCCGCTGCGCCTGCACACGCTGGTCGCACCGATCGCGCATGAGGAATGCGCGCCGCACGTCGCCATCGTGGACGCGGTGAAGCGGATCGCGATCAGCCGGATGAACCATCGCCTGCGAATCGCGGGCGGCGCGGTTTTGCAAAGCGCCGGCCAGATCGACAAGCCGCTGGGCGAAGCCGTGACGAAAGAAGCGCTCGCCCTGCTCGGCCAGGCCACGCACGACTGGATTCCGGGCGCGGCGCGCATTTCCGCGGCCTTGCCGTGGGAAGGCGCCAAACTGCTGTCGCCGGACGGCTTGCCGGTGATCGGCAATGCGCTGCATCCGCGCCTTTTCGTCAATGTCGGTCACGGCCCTGCGGGCTGGGGCCTCGCCTGCGGGGCCGGCAAACTGGTTGCCGACCTGATTTCAGGCGGCACGCCGGACGTTCCCGCGGACACGCTGGCCGCATTGCGCGCGGACCGCTTCCATTGA
- a CDS encoding NAD(P)H-hydrate dehydratase encodes MTDADHTPPTLISPHNRALPLLTLTDLRIAESQAATALPQHTLMSRAGKSAASFLQEQITRDTSIGKSRQKVWLIAGPGNNGGDALILATELHEAGIAVELCMPVEVKPDDARWALDTARAAGVAITATVPASLDGYTWLVDGMFGIGLTRPLEGVFADVARRLSQRTKTRPRKGGVLALDVPSGLDSDTGTVVANGDGAAVHATHTITFIGAKPGLFTAQGRDLAGAVTVAPIGVDTSGRTAVQLNAPELFAAYLPPRDFATNKGSFGSLAVVGGDTGMCGAPILASRAALYSGAGKVHVALLGEGAPPYDPPHPELMLHAIDALPLDQMDALAVGCGMGHRDRATQVMHDVLRLDVPKLFDADALNLIAKDPALAAEVTARGVQGDPCILTPHPLEAARLLGTDAPGVQRDRLTAARALAARFASVVVLKGTGTVVAAPDGRLAINPTGNAALATGGTGDVLGGIIGALLAQHLPRYEAALAGVYLHGLAADTLSAQGHGPAGLTAGELAPMVRTLLNRLFYPAAES; translated from the coding sequence ATGACAGATGCCGATCACACGCCGCCAACGCTCATCAGCCCGCACAACCGCGCATTGCCGCTACTGACGCTGACTGATCTGCGAATCGCGGAATCCCAGGCGGCGACAGCGTTGCCGCAGCACACGCTGATGTCGCGCGCCGGGAAATCCGCCGCGAGCTTCCTGCAGGAGCAGATCACCCGCGACACCTCGATCGGCAAATCCAGACAGAAGGTGTGGCTCATCGCGGGGCCGGGCAATAACGGCGGTGATGCGCTGATTCTCGCGACGGAACTGCACGAAGCCGGCATTGCCGTCGAACTGTGCATGCCGGTCGAAGTAAAACCGGACGACGCCCGCTGGGCTCTCGATACGGCGCGCGCGGCGGGCGTCGCGATCACCGCAACAGTGCCCGCCTCGCTCGACGGCTATACGTGGCTCGTGGACGGCATGTTCGGCATAGGTCTGACACGTCCGCTCGAAGGTGTCTTCGCGGACGTCGCGCGCCGCCTCTCGCAACGAACAAAAACACGCCCCCGCAAAGGCGGCGTGCTGGCGCTCGACGTGCCGAGCGGACTGGACAGCGACACCGGCACGGTCGTAGCCAATGGCGACGGCGCCGCCGTCCATGCCACGCATACGATCACCTTCATCGGCGCCAAGCCGGGACTCTTCACCGCGCAAGGCCGCGACCTCGCGGGCGCGGTCACTGTCGCGCCGATCGGCGTGGACACCAGCGGCCGTACGGCCGTCCAACTGAACGCGCCCGAACTCTTCGCCGCCTATTTGCCGCCACGTGATTTCGCGACCAACAAGGGCAGCTTCGGCAGCCTTGCCGTGGTCGGCGGCGACACCGGCATGTGCGGCGCGCCGATTCTCGCTTCGCGCGCGGCGCTTTACAGCGGCGCGGGCAAGGTACACGTCGCGCTTCTGGGCGAAGGCGCCCCGCCCTACGACCCGCCGCACCCCGAACTCATGCTGCATGCGATCGACGCTCTACCGCTCGATCAGATGGACGCGCTCGCAGTCGGCTGCGGCATGGGTCATCGCGACCGCGCCACCCAGGTCATGCACGACGTGCTGCGCCTCGACGTGCCCAAGCTGTTCGACGCGGACGCGTTGAACCTGATCGCGAAAGATCCCGCGCTCGCCGCCGAAGTCACCGCGCGCGGCGTACAGGGCGACCCGTGCATCCTCACGCCGCACCCGCTCGAAGCCGCGCGCCTGCTCGGCACCGACGCGCCGGGCGTGCAGCGCGACCGCCTCACCGCGGCACGCGCGCTTGCCGCACGCTTTGCCAGCGTCGTGGTCCTGAAAGGCACCGGCACGGTCGTCGCGGCACCGGACGGCCGTCTCGCGATCAATCCGACCGGCAACGCCGCGCTCGCGACGGGCGGCACCGGCGACGTGCTCGGCGGCATCATCGGCGCGCTGCTCGCGCAACATCTGCCGCGCTACGAAGCGGCGCTTGCGGGCGTCTATCTGCACGGCCTCGCCGCCGACACGCTGAGCGCACAAGGCCACGGTCCCGCGGGCCTGACCGCGGGCGAACTGGCGCCGATGGTGCGCACCTTGCTGAACCGTCTGTTCTATCCGGCAGCGGAGTCCTGA
- the pgi gene encoding glucose-6-phosphate isomerase, with translation MTQNSLPSWSSLQTHYEKIRDAHLRDWFAPENDPAPTRAERFAFAGGGLAADFSKNRITDETLKLLVQLAREAGVEKRRDAMFAGEVVNPTEGRAALHTALRATDPKAPFYDQIQAERAKMAAFADQVRSGEWKGYTGKRIRYVVNIGIGGSDLGPKMVVHALHHLATPEITTHFVSNVDGADLYNVMQQIDPEETLAIIVSKTFTTLETMTNARSLRDWFVEKGCPESALAKHFVGVSANPTEVVKFGIAKENVFEMWDWVGGRYSLWSAVGLSIMIAIGPQQFGELLAGANEMDQHFRDAPLEKNLPVLLGMIGIWYRNFFGSQSYLVAPYSEALHFLPSYLQQLEMESNGKSARLDGAMVDYPTAAVTWGEPGTNGQHAFFQMLHQGPTIVPIDFIAVLTPEHPLVSHHPKLLANCFAQSEALMLGRTLEEAKKVAGADKPELAPHLVFPGNRPTSTLLVDALTARSLGALIALYEHKVLVQASVWDINPFDQWGVELGKILGKVVEADLTAPSVDEKKHDSSTSALIARARAALKK, from the coding sequence ATGACCCAGAACTCGCTCCCCTCCTGGTCCTCGCTGCAAACGCATTACGAGAAGATTCGCGATGCGCACCTGCGCGACTGGTTCGCCCCCGAGAACGATCCCGCTCCTACCCGTGCCGAGCGCTTTGCGTTCGCGGGCGGCGGTCTCGCGGCCGATTTCTCGAAGAACCGCATCACCGACGAGACGCTGAAACTGCTCGTGCAACTCGCGCGCGAAGCCGGCGTCGAAAAACGCCGCGACGCCATGTTCGCGGGTGAAGTCGTCAACCCGACGGAAGGCCGCGCCGCGCTGCACACGGCACTGCGCGCCACGGATCCGAAAGCGCCGTTCTACGACCAGATTCAGGCCGAGCGCGCCAAGATGGCCGCGTTCGCCGATCAGGTGCGCAGCGGCGAGTGGAAAGGCTATACCGGCAAGCGGATTCGCTACGTGGTGAACATCGGCATCGGCGGCTCGGACCTCGGGCCGAAGATGGTCGTGCACGCGCTGCATCATCTGGCCACGCCGGAGATCACCACGCACTTCGTGTCGAACGTCGACGGCGCCGATCTGTACAACGTGATGCAGCAGATCGATCCGGAAGAAACGCTCGCGATCATCGTCTCCAAGACCTTCACCACGCTCGAAACCATGACCAACGCGCGCTCGCTGCGCGACTGGTTCGTCGAGAAAGGCTGCCCGGAAAGCGCGCTGGCGAAACACTTCGTCGGCGTGTCGGCCAATCCCACGGAGGTGGTCAAGTTCGGCATCGCGAAAGAGAACGTGTTCGAGATGTGGGACTGGGTCGGCGGGCGCTATTCGTTGTGGTCGGCGGTGGGGCTGTCGATCATGATCGCGATCGGACCGCAGCAGTTCGGCGAACTGCTCGCGGGCGCCAACGAGATGGACCAGCATTTCCGCGACGCGCCGCTCGAAAAAAATCTGCCGGTGCTGCTCGGCATGATCGGCATCTGGTATCGCAACTTCTTCGGCTCGCAAAGCTACCTGGTCGCGCCGTATTCGGAAGCACTGCATTTCCTGCCCTCGTATCTGCAACAGCTCGAAATGGAGAGCAACGGCAAGTCCGCGCGCCTCGACGGCGCGATGGTCGACTATCCGACCGCCGCGGTGACGTGGGGCGAACCGGGCACGAACGGTCAGCATGCTTTCTTCCAGATGCTGCACCAGGGTCCGACGATCGTGCCGATCGATTTCATCGCCGTGTTGACGCCGGAGCATCCGCTCGTCAGCCATCATCCGAAGCTGCTCGCCAATTGCTTTGCGCAGAGTGAAGCGTTGATGCTCGGCCGCACGCTCGAGGAAGCGAAGAAAGTGGCCGGCGCGGACAAGCCGGAGCTGGCGCCGCACCTTGTGTTTCCGGGTAACCGCCCGACCAGCACGCTGCTGGTCGATGCGCTCACCGCACGTTCGCTCGGCGCATTGATTGCGTTGTACGAGCACAAGGTGCTGGTGCAAGCCTCCGTGTGGGATATCAACCCGTTCGATCAATGGGGCGTCGAGTTGGGCAAGATCCTCGGCAAGGTGGTCGAGGCTGATCTGACCGCGCCGAGCGTCGATGAAAAGAAGCATGACTCGTCGACGTCCGCGTTGATCGCGCGGGCACGCGCGGCGTTGAAGAAGTGA
- a CDS encoding ABC transporter ATP-binding protein — protein MLNKTDPVIEVRGLCKKVKDATGELTILDDIDLAIAAGSSVAIVGASGSGKSTLLGLLAGLDSASSGSVRLLGRELGELNEDEQAALRSGSVGFVFQSFQLMPHLTALENVTLPLELQGGISTREAATRARGLLEQVGLGKRTGHYPKLLSGGEQQRVALARAFVTHPAILFADEPTGSLDAATGHAVIDLMFEMNRANGATLILVTHDIELARRCDTTVTIEAGRLV, from the coding sequence ATGCTAAACAAAACTGATCCAGTCATTGAAGTGCGGGGTTTGTGCAAGAAGGTTAAGGATGCAACGGGCGAACTGACGATTCTCGACGACATCGATCTTGCTATCGCTGCCGGCAGCAGTGTGGCGATTGTCGGTGCATCCGGGTCGGGCAAGTCTACGCTGCTCGGCTTGCTCGCAGGATTGGACAGCGCGAGTTCGGGCTCGGTTCGGCTGCTCGGCCGAGAACTCGGCGAGCTGAACGAAGACGAGCAGGCCGCATTGCGTAGCGGCTCCGTCGGTTTCGTGTTCCAGTCGTTTCAACTCATGCCGCATTTAACGGCGCTCGAAAACGTCACCTTGCCGCTGGAACTGCAGGGCGGCATCAGCACCCGCGAAGCTGCGACGCGTGCGCGTGGCTTGCTGGAGCAGGTGGGCCTCGGCAAGCGGACCGGTCACTACCCCAAGCTGCTGTCGGGTGGCGAGCAACAACGTGTGGCGCTCGCGCGTGCGTTCGTCACGCATCCGGCGATCCTGTTCGCCGACGAACCGACCGGCAGTCTCGACGCGGCCACTGGTCACGCGGTGATCGATCTGATGTTCGAAATGAACCGCGCGAACGGCGCGACGTTGATTCTCGTCACGCATGACATCGAACTGGCGCGCCGCTGCGATACGACGGTAACGATCGAGGCGGGGCGTCTCGTGTGA